CGGCCATCACCGAGGTGGGGGTGAACGGGGCGCCGCTGGGCAGTTCGTCGGCGCGGCCGATCTGCACCCCGGGGTAGAGCTCCACGATGTCGCCCTCAGTCAGCACCCGGGACTGCTGCGGGGCGAGCGTCAGCCGGTCCGGCTCGGCCATCGAGCCGCCCGGCCGGATGCCGGAGCCGTTGGTGCTGGTGTCGGTGACCACCACCTCGCCCACGCGCAGCTCGAAGCGGACGTGGCTGCGGCTGATCCACCGCCGCGACTCGTCGTTGAGCCACTGGCCGAGGGTGATCCCGCCGGTGGCGTCCGGCGCGCGGCCGACCAGCACCGGCTGCGCCTCGGTGAGCACGAAGCGGCGCCGGATCAGCCCGCCGATCCGCACCGCCAGCACCTCCGTACGCGGTCGCGGCCCGGCGTCGCCGAGCCGGGTGCCGTGCCGGGGCAGGTCGGCACGCCGCCGCGCAGGGTGGGCGGCGGCTGGCCGGCCGGGGCGCGGTCCACCCGGGCCAGGTCGGCGAAGGCGCCGCCGCCCCCACCGCCGCCGAAGAGCGCACAGCCCGGCTCGGGCAGCGCCACTGCCGGGCCAGCAGCTTCGCGCCGACCGGTGACCGGCTGCCGGACGCCGGGCTCTGCCCGCCACCGACGTGCGCGATGAACACCGGCCCACCGGCGCCGGGCACCGGGGCGAGCACCCGGCCGGGCTGCCCGAGCCACGGGAACCGGCCACCCAGCCCGTCGAACCGGACCCGGCTGAGGATGGGCAGGCCGAGCAGGTCGGCCACCTCCAGCATCCGGTCGCCGGGCTGGTCCAGCACCTCGACCAGGCCGTCGTCGGCCCAGCGGCGCACCACCATCCGCTCGTTGGAGGTCAGGTCGGCGTCGGAGAGCAGGGCCCGGTGCACGACGGCATAGACCGGGACGCTGTCCTCCTCCAGTTGGCGGGCCAGGGCGTCGATCACCATGCCGAGCCGGAGCAGGCTGGCCGGCCGGCCGCCGTCCAGGTCCTGCCAGCGGATCACCTCGGCCAGGTCGACGACGGCGCGGGCCAGGGAGGGGTCGGTGCAGACCCGCCCCTCGATGGCGTCCAGCACCTTGCTGATCTCGAATCTCATCGGGCGCTCCGGACGATCTCGTCGATCCGCCGGGCCAGCTCCACGTCGCGGTGGGTGACCCCGCCGGACGAGTGGGTGACGCAGCGGAAGGTCAGCGTCCGCCATCGGATGTCGATGTCGGGGTGGTGGTCCAGTTCCTCGGCCGCCTCGGCGACCCGGTCGACCACCGCGACGGCGGCCGGGAAACTACCGAGCTCGACGGTACGACTGATCCCGGTCGGATCACCCGACCACTCCGCCAACCCGTCCAGCTCGTCTCGCACCGCCTCCGCGGTGAGCACGTCTGCCATGGGACGACCCTACCGGGAGGCGGTGAGCAGGCATTCTCAGCCGGCCCGCAGCGGGCGGCCGACCTCGTGCAGGTGGGCCAGCGCCTGCCGGTACGACTCGACCAGCCCGGTCTCCGCGTACCCGACGCCCACCTGGGCGCAGTACGCCCGGACGATCGGCTGTGCCCGGCGCAGGTTGGCGCGGGGCATGTTCGGGAAGAGGTGGTGCTCGATCTGGTAGTTGAGCCCGCCCAGCGCCGTGTCCACGAACCGACCACCGCGTACGTTGCGCGAGGTGAGCACCTGCTTGCGCAGGAAGTCGAGGTCGTCGTCGGCGGTCGGCATCGGCATGCCCTTGTGGTTCGGGGCGAACGCGCAGCCCATGTAGAGGCCGAACAGCGCCTGGTGGACGACCGCGAAGAGCAGCGCCCGCACCGGCGACATCACCGCGAACAGCAGCCCGAGGAAGCCGACGGCGTGCGCGACGAGCAGCACCGCCTCCACCGCCCGGTGCCGGACCGGGGTGGCCCACCGGCCGTCCGGTCCTCGGCCCACTAACGCCCGGACGCTCGCCACGTGCAGCGCCAGCCCCTCCAGCAGCAGCATCGGGAAGAAGAACCACGCCTGCCGGGCCGCCACCCACCGGCCGGCCCCCCGGGTCGCCGCCGCCTGCCCGTACGTCCAGACCAGCGCGCCCGCCCCGACGTCCGGATCCTCGTCGGTGTGGTTCGGGTTGGCGTGGTGCCGGTTGTGCTTGTCGACCCACCAGCCGTAGCTGAGCCCGACGGCGAGGTTGCCGGCGATCAGCCCGGCCAGCTCGCTCGGCCCACGGCGGCGGAACATCTGCCGGTGACCGGCGTCGTGCCCGAGGAACGCCACCTGCGTGGTGGCCACCGCCATGCCGACCGCGAGCAGCAGCTGCGCCCACGAGTCGCCGAGCGCCACCACGCCCGCCCAGCCGGCGAGGAAGGCGCCCAGGGTGAGCACGATCCGCACCACGTACCGGCCGGGGCGGCGGTCCAGCAGGCCGGCCTCGGCGATCCGCCGCGACAGGTGGGCGTAGTCGCTACCCCGGCGTACCGGGGGCTCCGTCAGGGTCAGGGCGGTCATCCGTGCGCTCCCGTCGTCGGTGCGGGGTCGCGCCGACCGGCGCGACCCTCGGTAACCGATTCTGGCCGGCACGGTCGCCCTGGGTAATCCTGACAACCCCCGGACCGGTGGTGGGGCCGTCCCTACCCTCACCCCATCCGGCCGACCAGGGTCCGGAGCCGGTTCAGGTCGCGCCGGCGCCGTTCGTAGGTGGCGGCCAGCGCGATCAGGGCCAGCCCGCCGACCGCGAGGAAGATCCACCGGGGCAGCAGGTCCCAGCCCCGGGCCAGCTCGTGCAGGGCGAGCGGCACCAGCGTGGCGCTGCCCAGCAGCACCGGCGCCTGCCAGCGCCGGACCGCCCCGGCCAGCACTGCGGCGACCGCCGCCGCGCCGAGCGCCAGCCGCCGCCACGGCTGCGGGTCGGGGGCCACCAGCACCGAGACCAGGCTGGGCAGCAGCGCCGCGACGAGCCCCGGGCCGAGCGCCAACCAACTGGTCAGCCCGGGTCGGGCACCGAGCGCCACCAGGCCGGCGGCGAGGGCCAGGCCGGCCGCCGGCAGGGTGTACGCCTCCAGCAGCACCACCCCGCCGGCCGCGAGCAGCAGCCAGCCGCCGAGCAGTTCGCTGACGCCGGCGACGGCGGCGAAGGCCC
The Micromonospora sp. R77 DNA segment above includes these coding regions:
- a CDS encoding 4a-hydroxytetrahydrobiopterin dehydratase, with product MADVLTAEAVRDELDGLAEWSGDPTGISRTVELGSFPAAVAVVDRVAEAAEELDHHPDIDIRWRTLTFRCVTHSSGGVTHRDVELARRIDEIVRSAR
- a CDS encoding acyl-CoA desaturase; translated protein: MTALTLTEPPVRRGSDYAHLSRRIAEAGLLDRRPGRYVVRIVLTLGAFLAGWAGVVALGDSWAQLLLAVGMAVATTQVAFLGHDAGHRQMFRRRGPSELAGLIAGNLAVGLSYGWWVDKHNRHHANPNHTDEDPDVGAGALVWTYGQAAATRGAGRWVAARQAWFFFPMLLLEGLALHVASVRALVGRGPDGRWATPVRHRAVEAVLLVAHAVGFLGLLFAVMSPVRALLFAVVHQALFGLYMGCAFAPNHKGMPMPTADDDLDFLRKQVLTSRNVRGGRFVDTALGGLNYQIEHHLFPNMPRANLRRAQPIVRAYCAQVGVGYAETGLVESYRQALAHLHEVGRPLRAG